In the genome of Podarcis raffonei isolate rPodRaf1 chromosome 17, rPodRaf1.pri, whole genome shotgun sequence, one region contains:
- the S1PR5 gene encoding sphingosine 1-phosphate receptor 5, producing MEFASMETPRSLGQIYREYHNNNVISLHYNYTGKLHGSKYKGSLKADAIVFLVVCAFIVVENLVVLLAIWRNKKFHLPMYYLIGNLTLSDLLAGVAYTANIVMSGPNTLKLTPVQWFLREGGVFVTLAASVLSLLAIAIERHVTMVRMRLYHGDKKGRMFLLVGASWLASILLGVLPILGWNCIENLPECSTVLPLYSKHYVLFCITVFLAILVSIVVLYARIYRMVKFNGQRLGSLRKGMLKKSQKYMALLKTVTIVVGTFIACWLPLFLLLLLDVACQAQACSVLYKADYFLGLAMINSLLNPIIYTLTSKDMRRAILKLLCCLLVVTPGTEESRAKRFGLPILEGSTSKSERSSHQHEGPNVSMSLGNSTPKAIKAMVLKAVY from the coding sequence ATGGAATTTGCCAGCATGGAGACCCCACGCTCTCTGGGCCAGATCTACCGAGAGTACCACAACAACAATGTGATTTCTTTGCACTACAACTACACAGGCAAGCTCCATGGCAGCAAATACAAGGGCAGTCTCAAGGCGGATGCCATTGTGTTCCTGGTGGTGTGCGCCTTCATTGTGGTGGAGAACCTCGTGGTCCTGCTGGCTATCTGGAGGAACAAGAAGTTTCACTTGCCCATGTACTACCTGATTGGGAACTTGACCCTGTCGGACCTGCTTGCTGGCGTGGCCTACACTGCCAATATCGTCATGTCCGGGCCCAACACCCTTAAGCTCACCCCTGTGCAGTGGTTTCTGCGGGAAGGCGGGGTCTTTGTCACGCTGGCTGCCTCTGTCCTCAGCCTCCTTGCAATTGCCATTGAGCGCCATGTCACGATGGTCCGCATGAGACTCTACCACGGCGACAAGAAAGGGCGGATGTTCCTGCTGGTGGGGGCCAGCTGGCTGGCCTCCATCTTGCTCGGGGTGCTGCCCATCCTGGGCTGGAACTGCATCGAAAACCTCCCCGAGTGTTCCACAGTGTTGCCCCTCTATTCTAAGCATTATGTCCTCTTCTGCATCACCGTTTTCCTGGCCATCCTGGTCTCCATTGTGGTGCTCTATGCCCGCATCTACCGCATGGTCAAGTTCAACGGGCAGCGGCTGGGCAGCCTCCGCAAAGGCATGCTCAAGAAGTCCCAGAAGTATATGGCCTTGCTGAAGACGGTGACCATCGTGGTGGGCACTTTCATCGCCTGCTGGCtacccctcttcctccttctgttGTTGGACGTTGCCTGCCAGGCCCAGGCCTGCAGCGTGCTCTACAAAGCAGACTATTTCCTGGGCCTGGCGATGATTAACTCCCTCCTGAATCCCATCATTTACACCCTGACCAGTAAGGACATGAGAAGGGCCATTCTCAAGTTGCTCTGCTGCCTGCTGGTGGTCACTCCCGGCACGGAGGAGAGTCGTGCCAAGCGCTTTGGTCTCCCCATACTGGAGGGCAGCACCAGCAAATCGGAGCGCTCGTCGCACCAGCATGAGGGGCCCAATGTTAGCATGTCACTTGGGAACAGCACCCCCAAAGCCATCAAGGCAATGGTGCTGAAGGCCGTCTACTGA